A genomic region of Branchiostoma lanceolatum isolate klBraLanc5 chromosome 4, klBraLanc5.hap2, whole genome shotgun sequence contains the following coding sequences:
- the LOC136432431 gene encoding uncharacterized protein has protein sequence MATAAWLVGCLSIAVLATVTLAQNTTEPAAPDPSGDANATATASTVGDFQCYVCDGEVAECGRTVNSSAQTSGCSGHCMTRRTGAVGAHVWTRSCEEECEETCLQAPPAETCTYCCQDDLCNGDLMNAASTLKPGIWISLFLVAHTVMLGGI, from the exons ATGGCTACAGCagcttggttggttggatgcCTCAGTATCG CTGTTTTGGCCACAGTCACGCTGGCTCAAAACACGACGGAGCCAGCAGCCCCGGATCCGTCAGGCGACGCGAACGCCACCGCTACGGCAAGCACGGTCGGTGACTTCCAGTGTTACGTGTGTGACGGGGAAGTAGCAGAGTGTGGACGTACCGTCAACTCATCAGCACAGACTAGCGGCTGCTCCGGGCATTGCATG ACCCGCCGTACGGGAGCCGTTGGTGCGCACGTGTGGACGCGGTCCTGTGAAGAGGAGTGTGAAGAGACCTGTCTGCAAGCGCCCCCTGCTGAGACCTGCACGTACTGCTGTCAGGACGACCTGTGCAACGGAGACCTAATGAACGCTGCAAGCACATTGAAGCCTGGGATCTGGATAAGCCTGTTTCTTGTAGCTCATACTGTTATGTTGGGTGGAATATAA